Sequence from the Thermoanaerobaculia bacterium genome:
CTCCACCATCTCCAGGCGGAGGAGAAAGGCGCGGCCGCGGGGAGCGAGCGGGCCTTCGACCAGGCTTTCACGCCGTCGAAGCCCGAGCCGGCGGCGCCCGCGAAATCGAAGAAGGCCAAGGGCACCGTCGTCCAGCGCAAGACCGGCACCGTTCCGGGCGTCCCGATGCCCGCCTCGCCCGCGCCCGTCGCGGCCGCCGAGCCGGCCGTCGCGGGGTCCGCCGAGGGCGTCAAGCACGACACCAAGAGCGGCGTCTTCGGCGCCTACTCGTCCAAGCGCGTCGAAGCGGAGAAGAAGGGAAGGGCGCCGCTCGTCGCCGGGATCGCCGTGGCCGCCCTCGTCCTGATCGGCGTGATCGTCGCCGTCACCCGCAAGCACCCGGCGCCGCCCGTCGCCGTCCCATCGGCGGCGACGACGTCCGCGGCGCCCGCCACGACGTCGGCCGCTCCCGCCGCGACGACGACGGCGGCGAGCTCCACCCTGACCGAGAAGCAGATCGAGGACGAGGTCAAGAAGCAGCTCGCGCAGAAGCAGAAGGAGCTCGAGAAGGCGCAGGCGGCGCAGAAGAAGAACGCCGCGCCACCCCCGGCGTCGGCTTCCGCCGCGGCTCCGACGGCCGTGGCGAGCGACGCGATCAAGCCGCCCGTGCCGATGCCGATCGTTCCCGAGCCCACGTCCCCGCAGCCGACCGCGATCAGCGTTCCGAAGAAGATCGCGAGCGCTCCTGCTTCCGCGCCGCCGCCGGCCGAGCCGGCCGCGGCCGCCGTCTCGCGCGGCGATCTCGTCGGCCCGGGGCCGGGCGTCGTCGAGCCCGAGCTCGTGTCGCGTCTCGCCGTGAATTACCCTCTCGCGGTCCGGCAGGAGCGTGTCTCCGGCCGTGTCGTGATCCTCGCCCTCGTGGACGAGAACGGCAAAGTCCAGTCGGCGCGGATCCAGACGGGGGTCGCTACGAGGACCGGCGTCAACCAGGCGATCGTCGACGCCGTCAAGAGGGCGCGGTTCCGGCCCGCCACGAAGGACGGCGTGCCGGTGAAGATGTACAAGGCGATTCCGGTCGACGTGAATCCGTAAGAGCCGGGTTCAAGAGAAGGAGAGTTTTCCCATGACCCTTTCGGCGGAGCAGAAGAAGTTCTACGAACAGACCCTGGCGGTCACGAAAAAGGAGATCTCGGACCTGGAGGCGAACATCCAGGACGAGCTCGCGAAGGTCAAGGAGCGCCTGGCCGAGCTCCAGAACGCCCAGAAAGCGGCGCGCCAGATGTACGACGCCGCCTGCACCCGCCTCGGCGTGCCGAACGACCTGGAAGAGGCGGAAAGCGCGTCGTAGCGGGACCCGGCCGGGCCGGTCGGCGGCGAGCCGGCCGAGTCCTTCGTCCCGGAACCCGCCCCGACGCCTTCCGTCGGCCGCGGAGTGAGCCCCGCGGCCGATTCGCGATGCGCCGCCTCCATTCGCGCGCGCTGGCCGCGCTCTCCTTCCTCTCCGCGGCGTCCTTCGCGCCGGCCGCGCCCGCGGCGCCCCGCCGCGTCGTCGCTCTCGCTCCGAATCTGACGGAGATCGTCTTCGCGCTCGGCGCCGGCGGCCGCCTCGTCGGGGTATCGGCACTCTCGGACTACCCGCCCGCCGCGGCGTCGCTTCCGCCGGTCGGCGGTCTCACGCCGGATCTCGAGAAGATCGTCTCGCTGCGCCCCGACCTCGTGCTGGCGACGACCGAAGGGAACCCGGCGGCGTCGGTGAAGATCCTCGCCGACCGGGGGATCCCGGTCCTCACGACGTCGGCCCCGGACCTCGACGGAGTGCTCGCGTCGATCCGCGAGATCGGCGATCGCCTCGGCGTGAGGGCCGAAGGCGAGCGGCTCGCCGCCGCGCTCGCGCGGCGCCGCGACGCGGTGCTCCGGCGGCGGCGGGGATCGGGACCTTCCGCGGTTCTCCTCATCTGGCCCTCGCCGCCGCAGGCGGCCGGCGCCGGGACGTTCGCCGCCGACATCCTGAGGACGGCGGGGGCGCGCAACTGCGTCGGCCGGCCGGGGTGGCCGGTCGTCTCGCCGGAGTTTCTCCTGACCGCTGCCTGCGACGCCGTGGTGTACCCCGTGGAGAAGGACACCATGCCGGTCTTCGCCCGTGCGTTCCGCGAGGGGCCGCTGTCGCGCATGCCGGCCGTCGCCGCCGGGCGCGTCATCGGTATCGACGGCGACCGTCTGATCCGTCCGGGGCCGCGCTCCTTCGACGCGCTCGAGGAGCTCGCGGCCGCGCTCGCGAAGATCCCGCGATGAAGAGCCGATGAAGGGACGCCGCGCTTCGCCCGCCGGAGCGATCGCCGCCGCGTTCGCGATCCTCGCGGCGGCTGCCGTTTTCGCGGTCCTCGTCGGAAGCGTGCCGCTCTCGTTCGAGGCGCTCCGCCGCGGCGACCCGGTCGCTCGGGCGATCCTCTCGCTCCGGCTGCCGCGGGTCGCGCTCGCGGCCGGCACCGGAGCCGCGCTCGCGATCGCGGGGGCGGCGCTGCAGGCGCTGCTCAAGAACCCGCTCGCCGATCCTTTTCTGCTCGGGACCTCGGGAGGCGCGGCCGCCGGCGCGGCCGTCGCCGTCTATTTCGGCGCGTCGGCGCTCGCGTCGCCGGCCGGAGCCTTCGCGGGGGCGGCCGCGGCGACCGCGGCGGTGCTCCTCCTCTCGCTTCGTTCCGGCCGCCTGGACCTCCAGCGGCTGCTCCTGGCCGGAGTCACCGCCAACGCGTTCTTCTCCGCGGTGATCCTCCTGCTCTTCTCCTCGTCGGCCGGAGGGCGCTCGCGTTCGATGCTCTTCTGGATGATGGGAAGCCTCGCCGAAGCGCGGCCGTCGGAGGCGGCGGCGCTCGGCCTCTATCTCGCCGTCGGCGGAGGGCTCCTGCTCGCGACGGCGCCCTCGCTCAACCTCTTTCTCGTGGGCGAGGAGAGCGCCGCCTCGCTCGGCGTCGCCGTCGACCGGACGAAGGCCCTCGTGTTCGCTGCCGCCGCGCTGCTGGCGGCCGCGGCGACGTCGTTTGTCGGGATCGTCGGGTTCGTGGGCCTGATCGCGCCGCATCTGGCGCGGCTCGCGTGGGGGAACGATCAGCGCCGGCTGCTTCCCTGCAGCGCCGCGGCGGGCGGCGCTCTCGTCGTGCTCGCCGACGCGCTTTCCCGTCTCCTCTTCTCGCCGGCCGAGATCCCGATCGGCGCCGTCACGGCGCTGGTCGGCGTGCCGTTCTTCCTGCTCGCTCTCCGGAGGGTCTCGTGACGGCGGGACTCGCGGTCGCGGGGCTGCGCGCGGGATACGGCCGGGAGACGGCGCTCGACGGCGTCGACTTCGAGGCGGGCGCGGGACGGCTCGTCGCGCTCGCGGGGGAGAACGGGTCGGGAAAGTCGACGCTGCTGAAGGCGATCGCCGGCGTCGTCCCGAGGTCGACGGGCGAGATCCGGCTCGGCGGCGAGTCGATCCGGGAGTGGCCCCGGCGCAAGCGCGCCCGGGCCGTCGCCTACGCGGCTCAGTCGGTCGACCTCATCTTTCCGATTTCCGTTCGCGACCTCGTCCTCCAGGGACGCGCCCCGTGGCGTTCCGGGTTCCTCTGGGAGAGCGGGGAGGACCGCGAGATCGCCGAAGAGGCGATGCGCGCCTGCGACGTGCTCGATCTCGCCGAGCGCGACGCGACCCGGCTCTCGGGAGGCGAGCGCCGCCGCGCGTTCCTCGCGCGCCTGCTCGCGCAGCGCGCCGCCGTGTGGCTCCTCGACGAGCCGACCGCGGATCTCGACCCGCGCCACCGGCTGGAGTTCCTCGAGGTGCTGCGGGAAGCGCACGCGCGCGCCCGGCCGATCGTGCTCTGGGCCACCCACGACGTCAACGAGGCGCTCGCGATCGCCGACGACCTGCTGCTGCTCCGCCGCGGACGCCTCGTCGCGGCCGGTCCCGTCGACGGCGCGCTCGCGCCGGAGGCGCTGGAGCGGACCTTCTCGATCGGCGCGGCGGTCGAGCGCGACGCGGCGGGACGACCGCGGGTGACGTTCTTTCGGCCGAGCTCCTGAAGGATCGACCGGCGAAGCCCCCGCTCCGGGCGATTCGCGGGCGGTGGCGCGCGAGCGGCGCGGTTTCGGCCCGCCCTCCGGGTTAGAATCCGGAAATTCATGTGGTTCAAGAAGGACAAGGCTCCGAAGGAGCCCCGGCAGAACCGTCCCAGCAAGGTCCCCGAGGGGCTCTGGGTCAAGTGCACGTCGTGCCGGGAGATCATCTACGCCAAGGAGCTCCACCGGTTCGTCAAGATCTGCCCGCGGTGCGGCTACCATTTCCCGCTCTCCGCGACCGAGCGGCTGCGCTCCCTCTTCGACGGCGAGACGTTCACGGTCGTCGAGAGCGAGCTCCGGTCGGGCGACCCGCTCCACTTCAAGGACAGCAAGCGGTACCGCGACCGCCTGAAGCAGTACGAGGAGTCGGTCGGGCCCGAGGACGCCGCGATCGTCGCGCACGGAGCCGTCGACGGCCTCCCGACGGTCATCGTCGCCATGGAATTCGGGTTCATGGGCGGATCGATGGGGAGCGTGGTCGGCGAGAAGATCGCGCGCGCGGCGGAGCGGTGCGTCCGCGATCGGGCAGCGCTCGTGATCGTCTGCACGTCCGGCGGCGCCCGGATGCAGGAGGGGATCCTCTCGCTGATGCAGATGGCGAAGACCTCGGCGGCGCTCGTCCGCCTGGGCGAGGCGCGCCTGCCCTACATCGCGGTGCTGACCGACCCCACGACCGGCGGCGTGACGGCTTCCTACGCGATGCTCGGGGACCTCACGATCGCCGAGCCGAAAGCGCTCATCGGTTTCGCCGGGCCGCGCGTGATCGAGCAGACGATCCGGCAGACGCTTCCACCCGGTTTCCAGCGCTCGGAGTTCCTCCTCGAGCACGGGATGGTGGACATGGTCGTGGAGCGGAAGGATCTCAAGGAGATGGTCGGCAGATGCCTGCGGTTATTGATGGGCTGACGCGGCGATGCATCGAGCCGGACGGGCGCGTGCCGCCCGCGAGGCCCTGCGACATACGCCCCGGTATGCCTCGGGACCTCGCGGGCGTCCCGCATCCCGTCGGGCTCGCGCCTCGCCGCGTCTTCGGGTTGCCCGCAACTGGCCATGCTTTTCGAAACATCCCGGGCGAGCATCCCGATCGCCTCATCGCGATGCGAGCCGCCGTCTCGTGTTTCGAATTTCGGGCTTCGGCTTTCGGATCTTTACCGTGACGCACCCCGCCCTGGAACATCTCGATTCCCTCTCGATGCGCGGCATCAAGCTCGGCCTCGAGCCGATCCGGGAAGTGCTCGCGCGCCTCGGCCACCCGGAGCGTTCCTGCCCGCGCGTCCTGATCGCCGGGACCAACGGCAAGGGATCGACGGCGGCCATGCTCTCGTCGATCTTCCGCGCGGCGGGCGTCCGGGCGGGTCTCCACACGTCTCCGCATCTGGTCGACGTCACCGAGCGCGTCCGCGTCGGCGACGCGGACGTGAGTCGACGGCGTCTCGGAGACGCGCTCGAGGAGGTCTTCGCGGCCGCCGCGCGCCCGCCGGAGGTGCCGGTGACGTACTTCGAGGCGGTCACCGCCGCGGCCGAGCGCATCTTCGCCGGCGAGGAGTGCCGCGCCGCGGTCGTGGAAGTCGGCCTGGGAGGACGCCTCGACGCGACGAACGCGTGCGAGCCGGTGCTCTCGGCCGTCACGTCGATCGACTTCGACCACACGGCCGATCTCGGCTCGACGCTCGCGGCCATCGCCCGCGAGAAAGCGGGCGTGTTCCGCGCCGGCCGGCCCGCGCTCTCGGCGGCGTCCGCGCCCGAGGCCCGGCGCGTCCTCGCGGCGGAGGCGGAGAGGGTCGGAGCGGAATTCATCGACGTCCCCGAGGCGACGCGCGTATCGGCGCGCCGCGAGACGGGCTTCGGCCAGGCGTTCACGCTCGAGACGCCGGAAACCCGATACGCGATCGAGACCCCGCTCCGCGGCGCGCACCAGGCATCCAACGTCGCCGTAGCCGTCGCCGCGGCCGAGCGGCTCCGCCCGCTCTTCCCGGAGCTGTCCGCGGAAGCGATCGGTCGAGGCGTGGCGGCCGTCCGCTGGCCGGGTCGGCTCGAGCGCTTCCGCGTCGAAGGGAGGACCGTCTGGCTCGACGGCTGCCACAATCCCGAAGGGGCGCGGTCGCTGGCGGCCTTCCTCGCGGGCCGCCGCACGCCTTACGACCTGCTCTTCGGCGTGATGGGGGACAAGGACGCCGCCGCGATCGCCGCGCCGCTGTTTCCCGCGGCGCAGCGCATCGTCCTCGTCGCGCCGGAAGGAGAGCGGGCGTTCCCGGTCGACGCGCTCGCACAACGCCTGGGGCCCCTCGCCGCGCGCGCCGAGCGCTGCGCCTCGCCGTCGGAGGGGCTCGAGCGTCTGCTTCGCCGCGGCGACGCCGAGATCGTCGTCGCCGGGTCGCTCTTCCTCGCCGGAGAGGTCCGCCCGCGGCTCCTCGGGCGGGACGCGGCCGGGAGGGCGATCGCGTGAAGAAGGCCGCCGCGACCCCGTGGGAAGAGCGCCAGGAGCAGCTCCTTTCGGTCGCGGCGGCGAGGAGCTCCCGCGCGACCCGGCCGTACGGCGACCGGACCGAGCGCGACGACCCTTTCCGCGCCGCCTTCGCGCGGGACCGCGACCGCATCGTCCACTCGCGGGCCTTCCGGAGGCTCAAGCACAAGACGCAGGTCTTCATCCCGTTCGAGGGGGATCATTTCCGGACCCGGCTCACGCACACGCTCGAGGTCTCGCAGATCGCCCGCTCCGTCGCCCGCGCACTGGCTCTCAACGAGGACCTGACGGAAGCGATCGCGCTCGGGCACGACCTCGGGCACACCCCCTTCGGCCATTCCGGGGAGTCGGTGCTCGACGCGCTGCTGCGCGGGCTCGACGCGGGATTCCCCCTGCCGCCCGCGATCGCCGCGGAGACCGGCGCGTTCAAGCACAACTACCAGTCGGTCCGCGTCGTCGACCGGCTCGAGAAGCGCTACGCGCACCCGGGCCTGAACCTCACCCACGACGTGCGCGAGGGGATCCTCAAGCACACCTCGTGGAAGCGCGATTTCCCGTTCCCGGTCGAGTTCCCGGAGGGGCTGCGCCTGGGGTCGGGAGGGTCCCTCGAGGCGCAGACCGTGAACTGGTCCGATGAGATCGCGCAGCAGGCGCACGATCTCGAGGACGGCCTCGCGATGGTGCCGGAGGCGGCGATCGAGGAGCTCGAGATCTCGCGCCGGATCCGGAAGCAGCGCGGGCTTCCCGCGGATCGAGCGCTCCGCCGGGCGGAGCTCGTCCGCGGCCTCTATCGGGAGATGATCGCCGATCTCGTCACGGCCTCGTCGGCGCGCGTCGCGGCCTTCGTGGAGAGACGGCGGATCGCGACGCCCGAGGCGTTCGACCGGCTTCGCGACCGTCTCCCCGGGAACCTGATCGGTTTCTCCGCGGACGGCGGGCGCCGGTACCGCGAGCTCAAGGCGTTCGTCTACGAGAACATCATCCACTCGTTTCCGATCGCCCGGCGGGACGGGCGGGCGCGGCTCGTCATGCGCGGGCTCTTCGTCGCTTTCCACGACAATCCGCGGCTCCTGCCGGACGACCTGCTCGAGGCGTACGCCGGCGAGGAGGGGATCCGGTTCCTCCGCCGCGTCGCGCTGCCGGAAGCCGAGCGGGAAGCGCGGAAGCATTACCACCGCAAGCCCCGGTTCCTCCGCACGATCGCGGACCACATCGCGGGGATGACGGACAAGTTCGCGCTCTCCGAGTACGAGTCGCTGACGACGGCATTTCCCTCGCAGGGGTCGTTGTGAAAAGATCCCCCGCATGAGCCGGACCCTGACGCCCGCCTCCTTCCTCTCCCGCGACCTCGAAGTCGCCGATCCCGAAGTGTTCCGCGCGATCCAGGAGGAGGCGCGGCGCCAGAGCGAGAACCTCGAGCTGATCGCGTCGGAGAACTTCGTCTCCCGGGCCGTCCGGCAGGCGGCCGGCTCGGTGCTCACGAACAAGTACGCGGAGGGCTACCCGGGCCGGCGTTACTACGGCGGCTGCGAGTTCGTGGACCGCGTCGAGTCGCTCGCGATCGAGCGGGCGAAGGCGCTCTTCTCGGCCGAGCACGCCAACGTCCAGCCGCATTCCGGGTCCCAGGCGAACATGGCCGTCTACCTGACGGCGCTCTCGGCCGGCGACGTGATCCTCGGCATGAACCTCTCCCACGGCGGCCATCTCACGCACGGCCACCCGCTGTCGTTCTCCGGGCGCGAGTACAAGGTCGTCGCGTACGGCGTGCGGCGCGAGGACGAGCGGATCGATTACGACGAGCTCGCCGCCCTCGCCCGCGAGCACCGGCCCAAGCTCATCATCGCGGGAGCGTCCGCGTATTCGCGCATCCTCGATTTCGAGCGGTTCGGCGAGATCGCTCGAGAAGTCGGCGCCGTGCTGATGTGCGACATCGCCCACATCGCGGGGCTCGTCGTGGCGGGGCTGCACCCCTCGCCGGTTCCGGTCGCCGAGTACGTCACGACGACGACCCACAAGACGCTCCGCGGACCGCGCGGCGGAATGATCCTCTGCCGGTCGGCGTTCCAGAAGGACCTCGACCGCAACGTCTTCCCGGGCGTGCAGGGGGGGCCTCTCGAGCACATCATCGCGGCGAAGGCCGTCTGCTTCGCCGAAGCGGCCGCTCCCGAGTTTTCGGCGTACCAGCGGCGGATCGTGGAGAACGCCCGCGCGCTCGCGGCGGCGCTCTCGGCGCGCGGCTGGCGGGTCGTCTCCGGCGGCACCGACACGCATCTCTTCTCGATCGACGTGGGCGCGCGCGGAATCACCGGGAAGGACGCCGAGAAGGCTCTCGACGCCGCGGGAATCACGGTCAACAAGAACACGATCCCGTTCGACCCGCTCCCGCCGCTCAAGGCGTCGGGGATCCGGATCGGGACGCCGGCGGTGACGACGCGGGGGATGGGGGTCGAGGAGATGGAAACCGTCGCGGAGCTGATCGCCGAGGTACTCGCCGCCCCGGCCGACGCCGAGACGGGCCGGCGCGTGCGCGGGAGGGTGCGCGAGCTTTGCGGGGCCTTTCCGCTGGACGCGGCGGAGTGACGGAGCTCGAACGTCCGGCCTGACGGCCGGAAATCAGGAATCGCCTTTGGCGTTCCGGGGCGTCTTGCACGGTGGTGTCATGAAAATCGACGAACTGGCGGCGGCGGTAGGGCTCGGACGCGTGCGAATCACGAACCGGGCGGACGAGGAGCTCCATTCGCACCGCCTCACGATCGACCAGGTCTGCGCGGCCGTCGCGCACGGCGAGATCGTCGAGGAGCTCGCGGCCGATGCGGGCCCCTATCCGGCCTGCCGCGTCGCCGCGAAGCTCGCGGACGGGGAGCCGATGGAGGCCGTCTGGGCCTGGAACGCCCGGACGGGGTGGACCGTGCTGATCAACGCGTACCGCATCGCCCGCCCGGAAGGCGGCGGCCGGGAGGAGAAATCGGATGAAGTGGCCGTTCGATAAGTGCCCGCTCTGCGGCGGGGAGCTGGTCGACCGCATCGTCGAGAAGCTCCTGCGGGGCGGTGTCGACACCGCGGTGCTGAAGGTCCAGGCCGAGGTCTGCGCCCGCTGCGCCGGCCGGATCTACACGCAGAAGGCGATTCGCCAGTTCGAGGCGGTGCGCGCCCGGCTGGAGAAGAAGGAGACGGCGGGGTTGCAGCCGGTCGGCCGCACCTTCCACGTGCTGTAAGCCGGCGCGGCGATGCATCGAGCCGGACGGGCGCGTGCGGCCGGCGTCTCCTTCCGACGTACGTTTTCAGTACGCCTGCGGTCGCCGCCGGCCACCCGCATCCCGTCGGGTTCGCGCCTCGCCGCGCCTCAAGGTTGCTCTCGATTCGAGGAGCCGGACATACCTTGTCATCCCGACCGTCGCGGGAGCTTGCTCGGGGAACGGGAGCGCGTGGCGGCTGCGCGGCTCGTCGAACCTCCCTCATCCGGCGGCCTACGGCCGCCGCCTTCTCCCGGCGGGAGAAGTCGCGCGGTGGCGTCGCTTAGGGACGCAGCCTTGTGTCGACTCGACCGCGCAACCGCCACCCCCTCGCTGGCGCTCCCGCTCCCGCATCGCGGAGCTTTCGCCTCGGTGGCTCGCACACGGGCGTGCGCGGCGATCGGCGCGCGCGGCGCTCCCGCGCCGGCCGCTTCGCGGCGGCGACTCATGTCGCCCGCTGGATATCCTTCGGCGAAAGCTTTCCGCGATGCGAGGGGCCCCGGGGATTTCGCATCCGGGCCCGTCTCGCGGTGGCCGCTCCGGGCGATCTACCCTCGCGGGGCCGCCTGCTCCGTCCTCCGAGCCGCCTTCGCCTCGCGCCGCATCCGCAGCCGGATCCTCAGCAGGTCCCGCACCGTCGGCGCCAGGTCGCGGAAGACCGATACTTTCGATTCCGGCGAGTTAAACCAGAGGACCGGGACCTCGGCGATCGGGATCCCCCGCGCGCGCGCGATCGCGAGGATCTCCACGTCCCACGCGAACCGGTCGATCCGCGCCGCCGCGAAGAGGTCGCGCGCCACGGCGCCGTCGAACAGTTTGAATCCGCACTGCGTGTCCCGGATCCCCGGCACGGAGAGCGTCCGGACGATCCGGTTGAAGACCTTGCCGAGGGCGCGCCGGTACCACGCCTGGCGGCGGCGGACCGTCGCCTCGTCGATCGCGCGCGATCCGATCGCGAGCGGCGCCCCGGCGTCGCGGAGCTTCGTCCACTCCTCGATCGGCGTCGAGAGGTCGGCGTCGCTCACGAGGACCCGTTCTCCGCGCGACCGCCGCACGCCCTCCCGGATCGCCGCTCCCTTGCCGCGGTTGGCGGGAAGGACGACGACTTCGACGGGAATGCCCCCCGCGGAGCCGGCGGCTCGGGCCGCCTCGGCCGTGCGGTCGGCGGAGCCGTCGTCGACGACGACGATCTCCCATCCGGTCTCTCCCGCGCTCGCGACGTATTCGCCGATCCTCGCGAGCGTGGCGGGGAGGCGGCGCTCCTCGTTGTAGGCGGGAACGACGACGGAGAGCCTCACGCGGGCTCCGCCTCGATGACGAACTGATAGCCGAAAAGCGCCGGCCAGAGCCGGGCGGCGGACGAGAAGAGCGCGCGCGAGGGCGCACGGAGTGGGGCGCGGCCGAGAACCGGGAGCGGGAGCTCGGCCGGAATCGGCGTCGCCCGGACGCGGCGGATACGGAACCCGCCGCCCTCGACCAGGCGGCGGGCGCTCCGGCGCGTGTAGAAGCGCAGGTGGGTGCGGTCGAGGATCCCCGCGTCGGCGTACTCGAACCGGCCCGCGAGGAGGGAGATCCGCACCGCGACGTTCGCCACGTTCGGGAGCGAGACGAGGAGGAGCCCGTCCGGAGCGATCCATTCCCGGACCCGCGCGAGCACGGACTCGGGATCCGCGACGTGCTCGAGGACGTCTGCGCAGACGACGACGTCGAAGCGGCGGCTCCAGGAGAGTTCGCCGGAGACCGACGCGGCCACCCACTCGTCGTAGGCGCCGATCGGAGGCCGCGCCGACGGATCGGCCTCGACCCCCGCGACGTGCGAGAAATGGCCGGCGACCGCCTTTCCGAGGTGCCCGGCGCCCGCGCCGAGGTCGAGCATCGTCCGGCCGGGAGGAAGCGCGAGCAGGAGCCGCCGGAGGCGATCGTGCGACGAGCCGGGGATCTCTTTCCAGCGGTAGCGGGACGCGTCCGCGACGGTCAGGCGGCCGGCTCCCGCTGCGGGACGAGCGGTCGTCCGGAGAGGATGTCCGCGGGCGTCCGCCGGCGCCGGTCGAAGAGGATCGTCGCGAGCGGAAGCCCCGCGAGCGCGGCTGTCGCGGCGGTCGCCGCCCAGCGGACGACGGAGGTCGCCAGCGGCGGCTTTTCGCCTTCGGGGTCCTCGGCCGACAGGTCCGCGAGCGCCATGCCCGGGGTCCGGCCGAAGAGGACGAGCGTCGGGACGACGAGGAAGAAAGAGAGGAGCAGGGCAAAAAGCGCGCACCAGAGCCACCCGATTCCCGGCGGGGACCGCCGCACGAGCGCGGCCGCACCGAGAAAGCTCGCGCCGGCGACGATGCCGCACGCCGCGGCGTCCGCGACGAATGCCGTCAGCCGCGGTCCGGCGGGGGCGGCGAGGAGGATCGGCTCGGGCGCCTCGGCCGCGGGCGGCGGCTCGTCGCCGAAGAGCGAGACGCTCTCCGGCGCCGCGGCGGCGGC
This genomic interval carries:
- a CDS encoding class I SAM-dependent methyltransferase, with the protein product MTVADASRYRWKEIPGSSHDRLRRLLLALPPGRTMLDLGAGAGHLGKAVAGHFSHVAGVEADPSARPPIGAYDEWVAASVSGELSWSRRFDVVVCADVLEHVADPESVLARVREWIAPDGLLLVSLPNVANVAVRISLLAGRFEYADAGILDRTHLRFYTRRSARRLVEGGGFRIRRVRATPIPAELPLPVLGRAPLRAPSRALFSSAARLWPALFGYQFVIEAEPA
- a CDS encoding RDD family protein; its protein translation is MKRRDPDEPELWSGDPSPDLEGDLGGAPDDPLGRVLIHHPPALFPGAEAERGAAAAAAPESVSLFGDEPPPAAEAPEPILLAAPAGPRLTAFVADAAACGIVAGASFLGAAALVRRSPPGIGWLWCALFALLLSFFLVVPTLVLFGRTPGMALADLSAEDPEGEKPPLATSVVRWAATAATAALAGLPLATILFDRRRRTPADILSGRPLVPQREPAA